One Panicum virgatum strain AP13 chromosome 9K, P.virgatum_v5, whole genome shotgun sequence genomic region harbors:
- the LOC120650045 gene encoding DELLA protein DWARF8-like, with protein MKREYQDAGGSGGDMGSSKDNMMAAAGEQNEEVDELLAALGYKVRSSDMADVAQKLEQLEMAMGMGGVGGAGAAADDGFVSHLVTDTVHYNPSDLSSWVENMLSELNAPPPPLPPAPRLASTSSTVTGGATAGGGYFDLPPAVDSSSSTYALKPIPSPVAASADPSTDSTREPKRMRTGGGSTSSSSSSSSSLDGGRTRSSAVEAAPPATQASAAANAPAVPVVVVDTQEAGIRLVHALLACAEAVQQENFTAAEALVKQIPMLASSQGGAMRKVAAYFGEALARRVYRFRPAPDSSLLDAAFADLLHAHFYESCPYLKFAHFTANQAILEAFAGCRRVHVVDFGIKQGMQWPALLQALALRPGGPPSFRLTGVGPPQPDETDALQQVGWKLAQFAHTIRVDFQYRGLVAATLADLEPFMLQPDGEDTDDEPEVIAVNSVFELHRLLAQPGALEKVLGTVRAVRPRIVTVVEQEANHNSGSFLDRFTESLHYYSTMFDSLEGAGAGQSADAAPAAAGGTDQVMSEVYLGRQICNVVACEGAERTERHETLGQWRNRLGRAGFEPVHLGSNAYKQASTLLALFAGGDGYRVEEKDGCLTLGWHTRPLIATSAWRLAAP; from the coding sequence ATGAAGCGCGAGTACCAAGAcgccggcgggagcggcggcgacatGGGCTCCTCCAAGGACAacatgatggcggcggcgggggagcagAATGAGGAGGTGGACGAGCTGCTGGCCGCGCTCGGGTACAAGGTGCGCTCGTCGGACATGGCGGACGTCGCGCAGAAGCTGGAGCAGCTCGAGATGGCCATGGGGatgggcggcgtgggcggcgccggcgccgccgccgatgacgGGTTCGTCTCGCACCTCGTCACGGACACAGTGCACTACAACCCCTCCGACCTGTCGTCCTGGGTCGAGAACATGCTGTCCGAGCTCAacgcgcccccgcccccgctccCGCCGGCTCCGCGGCTCGCGTCCACCTCGTCCACCGTCACGGGTGGCGCCACCGCCGGTGGAGGGTACTTTGATCTCCCGCCCGCCGTCGACTCGTCCAGCAGCACGTACGCGCTCAAGCCGATCccctcgccggtggcggcgtcggcggacCCGTCAACGGACTCGACGCGGGAGCCCAAGCGGATGCGGactggcggcggcagcacgtcgtcttcctcttcctcgtcgTCATCCCTGGACGGCGGCCGCACCAGGAGCTCCGCGGTCGAGGCGGCCCCGCCGGCGACGCAAGCGTCCGCGGCGGCCAACGCGCCCGCGgtgccggtggtggtggtggacacGCAGGAGGCCGGGATCCGGCTCGTGCACGCGCTGCTGGCCTGCGCGGAGGCCGTGCAGCAGGAGAACTTCAccgcggcggaggcgctggTCAAGCAAATCCCCATGCTGGCATCGTCGCAGGGCGGCGCCATGCGCAAGGTCGCCGCCTACTTCGGCGAGGCGCTCGCTCGCCGCGTGTACCGCTTCCGCCCTGCCCCGGACAGCTCCCTCCTCGACGCCGCCTTCGCCGACCTCCTCCACGCGCACTTCTACGAGTCCTGCCCCTACCTCAAGTTCGCCCACTTCACCGCGAACCAGGCCATCCTCGAGGCGTtcgccggctgccgccgcgTCCATGTCGTCGATTTCGGCATCAAGCAGGGGATGCAGTGGCCGGCTCTTCTCCAGGCCCTCGCCCTCCGTCCTGGCGGCCCACCGTCGTTCCGCCTCACCGGCGTCGGCCCGCCGCAGCCGGACGAGACCGACGCCTTGCAGCAGGTTGGTTGGAAGCTTGCCCAGTTCGCGCACACAATCCGCGTCGACTTCCAGTACCGCGGCCTCGTCGCCGCCACGCTTGCTGACCTTGAGCCGTTCATGCTGCAACCGGACGGCGAGGACACGGATGACGAGCCTGAGGTGATCGCCGTGAACTCGGTGTTCGAGCTGCATCGGCTGCTGGCGCAGCCCGGCGCCCTGGAGAAGGTCCTGGGCACGGTGCGCGCGGTGCGGCCGAGGATCGTGACCGTGGTCGAGCAGGAGGCCAATCACAACTCCGGCTCATTCCTGGACCGCTTCACGGAGTCGCTGCACTACTACTCCACCATGTTCGATTCCCtcgagggcgccggcgccggccaatCCGCCGATGCCgctccggccgcggccggcggcacggACCAGGTCATGTCCGAGGTGTACCTTGGCCGGCAGATCTGCAACGTCGTGGCGTGCGAGGGCGCGGAGCGCACGGAGCGCCACGAGACGCTGGGGCAGTGGCGCAACCGCCTGGGCCGCGCAGGGTTCGAGCCCGTCCACCTGGGCTCCAATGCCTACAAGCAGGCGAGCACGCTGCTGGCGCtgttcgccggcggcgacggataCAGGGTGGAGGAGAAGGACGGGTGCCTGACCCTGGGGTGGCACACGCGCCCGCTCATCGCTACCTCGGCAtggcgcctcgccgcgccgtga